The Candidatus Nomurabacteria bacterium genomic sequence GGAAATGGATTGTTCTTCAGGCAGGTAGCAGATTCGATACGAGGCAATGATACTGTACGAACTCATGTACTTTTGGATTCTTTACAAACCCCTGATCCTGTATATGGAAAGGTAGGTTCTTGGAAAGGTGAACTTGCAGATGACGGTGTAGTATATATGAAGTTATTGTATGAGGGTGGGATCGAATCTGGAGTTTTATCTTCTCCGATCAAAGCAGATAACGGTACATTTTATTTGGATCTATCAAATCTTTTCACACCAACAGGTGAAAAGATCGATAAAACCGCATTGATCAGATCTGAGATCGTATGGGTTGAAGGCGGACCTAACGGACGGATCGGTGAATTTGTGGTAGCTACAGACAAGGATGCACCTATGGACTCGATCATTTTGCAAGATCCTGACATTGTACAATTCCCATATGATCAAAGGGCTGGTCGTACGACAATATACTTTCCTGATGTGATCTCATCAGTAGTTGACCCTGATCCCCTTAAATTATCGACTGAGGTAAGTGCAGATGGGTTAGGTTTACTAGGGGATGGCTTTTTTGTTATCTGTGCAGGAGAGTGTAATAACTACTGTCGTAGACCTCCATGTCCAGTAGGTCCAGATGGAGGATGTAATGATGGAGCATCGTGTAATACCGAACAGGAGCCTCCTAGTGGAACACCTCCGGGGGGAAATAAACCTGCTTGTGTATCGCCTAAGCAGTGTATCCCTTCAATATACTGTTCTAATGGTCTTGCAGTAAACTGTCAGACAGGGACTGCTTGTGATGCACGAACCGATGGTATGAATTCTTGTGGTTTGATAGCAAGTCAAGGTGGGACTGGTGGGGGTAATACTGGAGGTGGAGGTAATAATGGTGGGGGTACAGGTAACAATGGAGGTGGTACACCGGAAGTTCCAGCTTTTCCTGGTGGAGAATACCACACACCGGATCCGTCTCAGCAACCGTATTCCATTAAACCTCCCTCAATTTATGCTCAAGTTCCCGAAGATCCTGACAGAGTATTATTTGACCCTGTTACTCAGAATTACTATTTCATTTCTGAAGGTGAGTATCGATTTACATATGAAGATATTGAGTACACAGTGGTTCTGCCTGAAGGGCAAAGCTACTATACGATCTTCATCGATACAAATGGTAACGGTATTAGGGATGAGGGAGAGGTTACACTGAGTGAAGATATCGATCTGTTGATGTTGGAGCGAGTTGCAGATGTGATCAGTTATGATATCAAAGCGGGTTTGAATTTTATCAGTATCCCTGTTGTATTAGATAGGTCTAATACTGCAAGCGCATTACTGGAAGATCTAAATCAGCGTTATGGTGGAGTCTTCTACTCAATAGCAAAATACGACACTAATTGGAAGGTCGTAGGTGACAACCTTAGCGTTTTTAATGTAAATGATTTTCAGATAGTTCCTGGTTCAGGATATGTTCTGAAATCCAAAGTAGATCTACAGATCGAATTGACCGGTAAACAAGTTGTATTCGAAAACGAAGGCGACGTTGCCCCAATATACCTAACCCCTGGCTGGAATCTGGTAGGTTTGTATGGAACCAAAACGGTAGATTATACTGCTGAGAGTTTGATCGATTCGGTTAATAATTATCAAGAGGTAGATTTCCTGATGGATAATGTGTCTAGTTGGTCTGTGAGTAGGGGAATGTATCAAGGTGTGCAGAATTCCGAAGGAGTTATTTATGGTACAGACTTTCCATTAACACAACAGATAGGTTTCTTTATGAGAGTATTGCAAGGTGAGGGTAGTTGGCAACCGGAGCACGAGTGATCACACCCCTGTCCCGAGTGCTAAGTTCGAAACACGAGTGATCATACCTAAGCAACAGATTCAACATCTGGTAGAAGATCAAGGAGATGTGACATAACAATGATCGAATCCTGATAAATGTAATGTAGCAGGGTTCGATGATCTGAGCTCCAACAACCAGCAACAATCAACAACGACTAGTAATAAACATCTACTATCATCAGCAACCATCAATCACCAATTAGAATCAACTGAATCAAGT encodes the following:
- a CDS encoding fibronectin type III domain-containing protein, which codes for MKTKVNKKFLLLATLIIPVILLLVVVFMFFSSIPRNAVFSNITDRAVTISWVTTVRSPGMAIVTNDSGRRIGLFKGDSQYGYDDRDVVVAEEKLAEENLKRVSKGDTTVRFEDLKIESGSVRKGWYYTHHVTITDLEPDSQYSVMVGNGLFFRQVADSIRGNDTVRTHVLLDSLQTPDPVYGKVGSWKGELADDGVVYMKLLYEGGIESGVLSSPIKADNGTFYLDLSNLFTPTGEKIDKTALIRSEIVWVEGGPNGRIGEFVVATDKDAPMDSIILQDPDIVQFPYDQRAGRTTIYFPDVISSVVDPDPLKLSTEVSADGLGLLGDGFFVICAGECNNYCRRPPCPVGPDGGCNDGASCNTEQEPPSGTPPGGNKPACVSPKQCIPSIYCSNGLAVNCQTGTACDARTDGMNSCGLIASQGGTGGGNTGGGGNNGGGTGNNGGGTPEVPAFPGGEYHTPDPSQQPYSIKPPSIYAQVPEDPDRVLFDPVTQNYYFISEGEYRFTYEDIEYTVVLPEGQSYYTIFIDTNGNGIRDEGEVTLSEDIDLLMLERVADVISYDIKAGLNFISIPVVLDRSNTASALLEDLNQRYGGVFYSIAKYDTNWKVVGDNLSVFNVNDFQIVPGSGYVLKSKVDLQIELTGKQVVFENEGDVAPIYLTPGWNLVGLYGTKTVDYTAESLIDSVNNYQEVDFLMDNVSSWSVSRGMYQGVQNSEGVIYGTDFPLTQQIGFFMRVLQGEGSWQPEHE